The proteins below are encoded in one region of Alistipes communis:
- a CDS encoding regulatory protein RecX, producing the protein MLYGKKINAVPRTKTPEQALAALMRLCARAERSEEDARRLMTRWGVAPADRERVLERLRRDRFIDDARYAEAFVREKINLSGWGARKIADALHRKRIARETIERALAALDAGTARERLADLLRRKVRTTRAATPYELKNKLIRYGLAQGYDYEAVRDAADALIATTDDSCDTFF; encoded by the coding sequence ATGCTGTACGGCAAGAAAATAAACGCGGTGCCCCGCACCAAGACACCGGAACAGGCGCTCGCTGCGCTGATGCGCCTCTGCGCCCGCGCCGAACGCTCGGAGGAGGACGCACGCCGGCTGATGACGCGCTGGGGCGTAGCACCGGCCGACCGGGAACGGGTGCTCGAACGTTTGCGCCGCGACCGATTCATCGACGACGCCCGCTACGCCGAAGCCTTCGTGCGCGAAAAGATCAACCTCAGCGGCTGGGGCGCACGCAAGATCGCCGACGCGCTGCACCGCAAACGCATCGCCCGCGAGACGATCGAGCGCGCGCTCGCTGCGCTCGATGCCGGTACGGCACGCGAACGGCTGGCCGACCTGCTGCGCCGCAAGGTGCGCACCACCCGCGCCGCAACACCTTATGAACTGAAAAACAAACTGATCCGCTACGGTCTCGCACAGGGCTACGACTACGAAGCCGTGCGCGACGCGGCGGACGCGCTCATCGCAACGACCGACGACTCATGCGACACATTCTTTTAA
- a CDS encoding M23 family metallopeptidase, with protein sequence MRHILLTLLFSGGLLAAPAQEPRSERYRFPVRNVAGLYSANFGEMRPNHFHSGVDIKTDGVTGKPVVAAADGYVVRIAVSPSGYGRALYIAHPDGTTTVYGHLERFRTDIESYLRYKRYEQGRSNVDFTCKPSLFPVRAGDTVALSGNSGMSFGPHLHFEVRRSSDQRTLNTLAAKLLPVRDRIAPRIMRLHYVEVDSLGDVPVHSRPRTFDVVRRSEGDYALRQTQPVAVGRRGYFIVECSDRKDEVYNTFGIYRLTEEVDGEVRYEYRMDGFLFGDTRYCNAVSYYPMQLSSRNEVIRLTQPAGCPDRFFTTMKNRALLTTPAGRRQEVRITAEDDCGNRSVLAFTVEGKADERSFRAPACDSLPVVRHDRDFHREGDGVRIEIPAGTLYESCFYTQRPYDEPQPKDSTLLFLSRGVEILDVRLPMHRYATLWIDATQVPPELRRHAVLASLSPKGKLRYEGGKWSDGRIRLRTRSLGTFFVVADTVRPTIRPRFTAHDLSGQRSVTFSVGDNFSGVGSVSCLVDGRMAILEENRVKGTYTHYFDDELFGRNREHTLRLTSTDGAGNTRVWEGTYYR encoded by the coding sequence ATGCGACACATTCTTTTAACGCTGCTGTTTTCGGGCGGGCTTCTGGCCGCCCCCGCGCAGGAACCTCGATCCGAACGTTACCGCTTCCCCGTCCGCAACGTGGCGGGGCTCTACTCGGCCAACTTCGGCGAGATGCGCCCCAACCATTTCCATTCGGGCGTGGACATCAAGACCGACGGCGTGACGGGCAAGCCCGTCGTGGCTGCCGCCGACGGCTACGTGGTGCGCATTGCCGTCTCGCCCAGCGGATACGGTCGCGCACTCTACATCGCGCACCCCGACGGCACGACGACCGTCTACGGCCACCTCGAACGCTTCCGCACCGACATCGAATCCTACCTGCGCTACAAACGCTACGAGCAGGGGCGCAGCAACGTCGATTTCACCTGCAAGCCTTCGTTATTCCCTGTCCGCGCGGGCGACACGGTCGCCCTGTCGGGCAATTCGGGCATGTCGTTCGGGCCGCATCTCCACTTCGAGGTGCGCCGCAGCTCCGACCAGCGGACACTCAACACGCTGGCCGCGAAACTGCTACCCGTACGCGACCGTATCGCACCCCGCATCATGCGGCTGCACTACGTCGAGGTCGACTCGCTCGGCGACGTTCCCGTCCACAGCCGCCCCCGCACCTTCGACGTGGTACGCCGCAGCGAAGGGGACTATGCGCTGCGGCAGACGCAACCCGTCGCGGTCGGGCGGCGCGGCTATTTCATCGTCGAGTGCTCGGACCGCAAGGACGAAGTCTACAATACCTTCGGCATCTACCGCCTGACCGAAGAGGTCGACGGAGAGGTACGCTACGAGTACCGCATGGACGGGTTCCTCTTCGGCGACACACGCTACTGCAACGCCGTGAGCTATTATCCCATGCAGCTCTCGTCGCGCAACGAGGTGATCCGCCTCACGCAGCCGGCCGGTTGTCCCGACCGCTTCTTCACGACGATGAAGAACCGTGCGCTGCTGACCACCCCCGCAGGCAGGCGGCAGGAGGTGCGCATCACGGCCGAAGACGATTGCGGCAACCGTTCGGTGCTCGCCTTCACGGTCGAAGGCAAGGCAGACGAACGCTCGTTCCGCGCACCGGCGTGCGATTCGCTGCCCGTCGTCCGCCACGACCGCGACTTCCACCGCGAGGGCGACGGCGTGCGGATCGAGATTCCCGCCGGAACGCTCTACGAATCATGTTTCTACACGCAGCGGCCCTACGACGAACCGCAGCCGAAGGACTCGACGCTGCTCTTCCTGTCGCGCGGCGTCGAGATCCTCGACGTGCGGTTGCCGATGCACCGCTACGCGACGCTGTGGATCGACGCGACGCAGGTTCCGCCCGAGCTGCGCCGTCACGCGGTGCTGGCCTCGCTCTCGCCCAAGGGGAAGCTGCGCTACGAAGGCGGCAAATGGAGCGACGGACGCATCCGCCTGCGCACCCGCTCGCTGGGAACCTTTTTCGTCGTGGCCGACACTGTGCGCCCCACGATCCGCCCCCGCTTCACGGCACACGACCTGAGCGGACAGCGCAGCGTCACGTTCTCCGTCGGCGACAACTTCTCGGGCGTCGGTTCCGTCAGCTGCCTCGTCGACGGCCGCATGGCCATTCTGGAAGAAAACCGCGTGAAGGGCACCTACACCCACTACTTCGACGACGAGCTCTTCGGCCGCAACCGCGAGCATACGCTGCGCCTCACGTCCACCGACGGCGCGGGCAACACCCGCGTGTGGGAGGGAACGTATTACCGGTAA
- a CDS encoding 3-deoxy-D-manno-octulosonic acid transferase, giving the protein MWLYNLGISLYAGGIRLAALWHGKARLWSEGRRNIFERMEAAVRPSDRIVWVHAASLGEFEQARPIIERLRAEHPEYKILLTFFSPSGYEIRKNYEGADYVFYLPADTPSNARRFLDIVHPEIAIFIKYEFWINLLSELRRRKVRSYIVSAIFRRNSVFFRPYGAMWRQALETFDTLFVQNVESKRLLSEIGFDNVVVAGDTRFDRVAQIAAAAQRVETIERFRGGGRLFVAGSTWGPDEEILLPLVNANPDVKFVIAPHEMDEGRIAHLMRDAKGGAVRYTQCDAATRFDDVQVLVLDTMGMLSSVYGSATWAYVGGGFGVGIHNTLEAATFGLPIAFGSNYGKFKEARDMVSLGCAVSVRTAGELAAWFAPLRDDEETLRRASRTAKDYTARNQGATGIILRSIFNS; this is encoded by the coding sequence ATGTGGTTGTATAATTTGGGTATTTCGCTCTATGCCGGAGGCATCCGCCTGGCCGCTCTTTGGCACGGAAAAGCCCGGCTGTGGAGCGAAGGCCGACGGAATATATTCGAACGTATGGAGGCTGCCGTCCGTCCCTCCGACAGGATCGTCTGGGTACATGCCGCTTCGCTGGGGGAGTTCGAACAGGCCCGTCCGATCATCGAACGCCTGCGGGCGGAACATCCCGAATACAAGATCCTGCTCACGTTCTTCTCCCCGTCGGGGTATGAGATCCGCAAGAATTACGAGGGTGCCGATTATGTCTTCTATCTTCCTGCCGACACCCCCTCCAACGCCCGCCGTTTTCTGGACATCGTCCACCCCGAGATCGCCATTTTCATCAAATACGAATTCTGGATCAACCTGCTCTCCGAACTGCGGCGCCGCAAGGTGCGGTCGTATATCGTTTCGGCGATTTTCCGCCGCAATTCGGTTTTCTTCCGTCCCTACGGCGCCATGTGGCGGCAGGCGTTGGAGACCTTCGACACGCTGTTCGTGCAGAACGTCGAATCGAAACGGCTGCTCTCTGAGATCGGGTTCGACAACGTGGTCGTCGCGGGCGATACGCGCTTCGACCGTGTGGCTCAGATCGCCGCAGCGGCGCAGCGGGTGGAGACGATCGAACGCTTTCGTGGCGGCGGTCGTCTTTTCGTGGCCGGATCGACGTGGGGGCCCGACGAGGAGATTCTTCTGCCGCTCGTGAACGCCAATCCGGATGTGAAGTTCGTCATTGCGCCCCACGAGATGGACGAGGGGCGTATCGCGCATCTGATGCGTGATGCGAAGGGCGGCGCCGTGCGCTATACGCAGTGCGATGCCGCGACACGGTTCGACGACGTACAGGTGCTCGTGCTCGACACGATGGGGATGCTCTCGTCGGTCTACGGATCGGCGACCTGGGCCTACGTCGGAGGCGGGTTCGGCGTCGGCATCCACAATACGCTCGAAGCAGCGACCTTCGGCCTGCCGATTGCCTTCGGCTCCAATTACGGCAAATTCAAGGAGGCGCGCGACATGGTGTCGCTCGGCTGCGCTGTGTCGGTGCGCACGGCCGGCGAACTGGCGGCGTGGTTCGCGCCGCTGCGCGACGACGAGGAGACGCTCCGTCGTGCCAGCCGCACGGCCAAGGATTACACCGCGCGCAACCAGGGCGCTACGGGCATCATCCTGCGCAGCATTTTCAATTCATAA
- a CDS encoding YraN family protein, whose protein sequence is MTFPPSADTGRRGEQAAVDYLRRAGFAILERNWRSGRYELDIVARRWDELHFIEVKTRRAGGLTTPEEAITPRKFASLRRAAEAYMTQHRVRLEPQFDLAAVDLFPDGSMNVRFTERAMECNW, encoded by the coding sequence GTGACCTTTCCTCCGTCCGCCGATACGGGCCGCCGTGGCGAACAGGCGGCCGTCGACTACCTGCGCAGGGCGGGTTTTGCAATCCTCGAACGCAACTGGCGGTCGGGGCGCTACGAGTTGGACATCGTCGCGCGGCGATGGGACGAGCTGCATTTCATCGAGGTCAAGACACGCCGTGCGGGTGGCCTGACGACGCCCGAAGAGGCGATCACGCCCCGCAAGTTCGCCTCGCTGCGCCGTGCCGCCGAGGCCTACATGACGCAGCATCGCGTGCGGCTCGAACCGCAGTTCGATCTGGCGGCGGTCGATCTGTTTCCGGACGGGTCTATGAACGTGCGTTTTACGGAGCGGGCGATGGAATGCAACTGGTAA
- a CDS encoding prephenate dehydrogenase — protein sequence MNVLIIGVGLIGGSFALALRDRGLAERIEGVEASEEHARRALERGLVDRIVTLEEGLPSADLIVLATPVDTIPLLTVKILNRIAPHQVVMDTGSIKGELCEVVAMHARRGRFVATHPMWGTEYSGPDAASRGAFAGRTAVICERERSDRDAVETVERLYGALGMPLVSMEPEEHDLHTAYVSHISHITSFALALTVLEKEREEQHIFDLAGGGFESTVRLAKSAPRTWVPILLRNKYNVLDVLREHIHQLQIMRRMIERDDAEGLTAAMQRANAIQKILP from the coding sequence ATGAATGTGTTGATTATAGGCGTCGGCCTGATCGGCGGATCGTTTGCGCTGGCTCTGCGCGACCGCGGGCTGGCGGAGCGCATCGAGGGGGTGGAGGCGTCGGAGGAACATGCCCGGCGGGCGCTCGAACGGGGGCTGGTCGACCGGATCGTGACGCTCGAAGAGGGGCTTCCCTCGGCCGATCTGATCGTGCTGGCTACGCCCGTCGATACGATTCCGTTGCTGACGGTGAAGATTCTCAACCGCATCGCGCCTCATCAGGTCGTGATGGACACCGGTTCGATCAAGGGCGAGTTGTGCGAGGTGGTGGCCATGCACGCCCGCCGTGGACGGTTCGTGGCCACGCACCCGATGTGGGGTACCGAGTACAGCGGTCCCGACGCCGCCAGCCGCGGAGCCTTCGCGGGCCGGACGGCCGTGATCTGCGAGCGCGAACGCAGCGATCGGGATGCGGTCGAGACCGTCGAGCGCCTCTACGGCGCGTTGGGGATGCCGCTGGTGTCGATGGAGCCGGAGGAGCACGACCTGCATACGGCCTATGTCTCCCATATTTCGCATATCACGTCGTTCGCGCTGGCGCTCACCGTGTTGGAGAAGGAGCGCGAGGAGCAGCATATCTTCGACCTGGCGGGCGGCGGCTTCGAATCGACGGTGCGACTGGCCAAGAGTGCACCGCGCACGTGGGTGCCGATTCTGCTGCGCAACAAGTACAATGTGCTCGACGTGCTGCGCGAGCATATCCACCAGTTGCAGATCATGCGGCGCATGATCGAGCGCGACGACGCCGAAGGGTTGACGGCGGCCATGCAGCGGGCCAATGCCATTCAGAAGATCCTGCCGTGA
- a CDS encoding GNAT family N-acetyltransferase — protein sequence MMTIREIESGSDIMEVNRLAGLIWHEAYRGIVSREQIAYMIERFQSVRAITEQLALEGYRYFLMEDEGRAVGYCGVQPRDGRLFLSKVYLLHEARGQGRFRQMLEYLRGLCREVGARTIWLTVNRRNERAIGAYRRAGFREVRAQVTDIGGGYVMDDYVMELETTLQKE from the coding sequence ATGATGACTATTCGTGAAATCGAGTCGGGGAGCGACATCATGGAGGTGAACAGGCTGGCGGGGCTGATCTGGCACGAGGCCTACCGCGGGATCGTCTCGCGCGAGCAGATCGCCTACATGATCGAGCGGTTCCAGTCCGTGCGGGCGATTACCGAGCAGCTGGCGCTCGAAGGCTATCGCTATTTCCTGATGGAGGACGAAGGACGGGCCGTCGGTTACTGCGGCGTGCAGCCGCGCGACGGGCGGCTGTTCCTGAGCAAAGTCTACCTCTTGCATGAGGCGCGGGGGCAGGGACGTTTCCGGCAGATGCTGGAATACCTGCGCGGACTGTGCCGCGAGGTCGGCGCACGGACGATCTGGCTCACGGTCAACCGCCGTAACGAGCGGGCGATTGGCGCTTATCGCCGGGCTGGGTTCCGCGAGGTGCGTGCGCAGGTAACCGACATCGGCGGCGGATATGTGATGGACGATTATGTCATGGAATTGGAGACGACTCTGCAAAAGGAATAG
- the pepE gene encoding dipeptidase PepE has protein sequence MRLLLISNSTNAGEAYLAYPMPRIGEFLRGVREVAFVPYAAVTFSYADYERRVQARFSEFGIRVRSVHRAADPAAMIRRAEAICVGGGNTFALAKKMQEQGLMRAIRNRVKAGVPYVGWSAGSNVACPAISTTNDMPIVEPESFRAVGAVKFQINPHYLDANPEGHAGETREVRLLEFVAANPRRYAVGLREGCMLRYENGRLELLGSRPMRIFKKGLTPYEVQPGDDLSFLL, from the coding sequence ATGAGATTATTGCTGATATCCAACTCGACCAATGCGGGGGAGGCTTACCTCGCTTATCCCATGCCGCGTATCGGAGAGTTCCTGCGCGGGGTCAGGGAGGTGGCGTTCGTCCCCTACGCTGCCGTCACCTTCTCCTATGCCGACTACGAGCGGCGCGTGCAGGCGCGTTTCTCGGAATTCGGCATCCGCGTCCGCTCGGTGCACCGCGCCGCCGATCCCGCGGCGATGATCCGCCGTGCCGAAGCGATTTGCGTCGGCGGCGGCAACACCTTCGCGCTGGCCAAAAAGATGCAGGAGCAGGGGCTGATGCGGGCGATCCGCAACCGGGTGAAGGCGGGTGTCCCCTACGTGGGTTGGTCGGCCGGCAGCAACGTGGCCTGCCCCGCGATCTCGACGACCAACGACATGCCGATCGTCGAGCCGGAGTCGTTTCGTGCGGTGGGTGCGGTGAAGTTCCAGATCAATCCCCATTACCTCGACGCCAATCCCGAAGGACATGCCGGCGAGACGCGCGAGGTGCGCCTGTTGGAATTCGTCGCAGCCAATCCCCGCCGTTACGCCGTGGGGTTGCGCGAGGGGTGTATGCTGCGCTACGAGAACGGCCGGTTGGAGCTGTTGGGCAGCCGTCCGATGCGGATTTTCAAGAAGGGACTGACCCCCTATGAGGTGCAGCCGGGCGACGATCTTTCGTTTTTATTATAA
- a CDS encoding acyl carrier protein, producing the protein MSEVQQKVVEIIVDKLGVKESEVVPEASFTNHLGADSLDTVELIMEFEKAFDIQIPDEDAEKIATVGDAIKYIEEHKK; encoded by the coding sequence ATGTCAGAAGTTCAACAGAAAGTCGTCGAGATCATCGTAGACAAGCTGGGAGTCAAAGAGTCGGAAGTCGTACCCGAAGCAAGCTTCACCAACCACCTCGGTGCGGATTCGCTCGACACCGTAGAGCTCATCATGGAGTTCGAGAAGGCTTTCGATATTCAGATCCCCGACGAGGACGCAGAGAAGATCGCGACGGTCGGCGACGCGATCAAGTATATCGAAGAGCACAAGAAATAA